One Anthonomus grandis grandis chromosome 12, icAntGran1.3, whole genome shotgun sequence DNA window includes the following coding sequences:
- the LOC126742770 gene encoding uncharacterized protein LOC126742770 — MEEILQNIREKAIKATENILPVKSRQQYDREYGIWKDANAIVQITETVLMAYFQELSEKYSPNSLWTKYSTLRSTLMVYKNIDISQYHRLISFLKVERICPKEV, encoded by the exons atggaagaaattctacaaaatataagagaaaaggccataaaagcgactgaaaatattttgccagttaaatcaaggcaacagtatgatcgggagtatggcatttggaaagatgccaacgcaattgttcaaataaccgaaaccgttctaatggcatattttcaggaactg tcggaaaaatacagtccgaactctctctggaccaagtattctaccctaaggtctacgttaatggtctataaaaatatagacatctcgcaataccatcgtctcatatcttttttaaaagtcgaaaggatatgtcccaaagaagtctaa